One Halobacterium sp. DL1 DNA window includes the following coding sequences:
- a CDS encoding chloromuconate cycloisomerase, with amino-acid sequence MIRAFTLPLARPLPTARGTIENRSGFLFARDGGVGEATPLPGWTESQDDCGSALRDADAADDWAGALDACEGAPAARHAVSLAKLDAEAREAGVPLAAYLADDPADTVTVNATVGDASAADTADAVRNAADAGFETVKVKVGARSLDEDVERLRAAHDETDATLRADANGAWSRERAREAFDRLRDFHVSYVEQPLSADDLEGHRGLGEEDGVGVALDEALVTHEFGAILDAADYVVLKPMALGGVDRARQAALEAREAGVEPVVTTTIDAVVARTAALHLAASVPDLPACGLATADRLAEDLAPDPAPVEDGRMAVPDAPGHGVEGAFDA; translated from the coding sequence ATGATTCGAGCCTTCACCCTCCCCCTGGCGCGACCGCTCCCGACGGCGAGAGGTACCATCGAGAACCGCTCGGGGTTCCTGTTCGCTCGAGACGGCGGCGTCGGCGAGGCCACCCCGCTCCCCGGGTGGACGGAGTCCCAGGACGACTGCGGGAGCGCGCTCCGTGACGCCGACGCCGCCGACGACTGGGCGGGCGCGCTCGACGCCTGCGAGGGCGCCCCCGCCGCCCGCCACGCCGTCTCACTGGCGAAACTCGACGCCGAGGCCCGGGAAGCGGGCGTCCCGCTCGCCGCGTACCTCGCGGACGACCCGGCCGACACGGTGACGGTGAACGCGACGGTCGGCGACGCGAGCGCGGCGGACACGGCCGACGCCGTCCGGAACGCTGCGGACGCGGGCTTCGAGACGGTGAAGGTGAAGGTCGGCGCGCGTTCGCTCGACGAGGACGTCGAACGGCTGCGCGCCGCACACGACGAGACGGACGCCACGCTGCGCGCCGACGCGAACGGCGCGTGGTCCCGGGAGCGCGCCCGCGAGGCGTTCGACCGGCTGCGGGACTTCCACGTGTCGTACGTCGAGCAACCGCTCTCGGCCGACGACCTGGAGGGGCACCGCGGCCTGGGTGAGGAAGACGGCGTCGGCGTCGCGCTCGACGAGGCGCTGGTCACCCACGAGTTCGGAGCCATCCTCGACGCGGCGGACTACGTCGTGCTGAAGCCGATGGCGCTCGGCGGCGTCGACCGCGCCCGCCAGGCCGCCCTCGAAGCTCGCGAGGCGGGCGTCGAACCCGTCGTGACCACGACAATCGACGCCGTCGTCGCGCGGACCGCAGCGCTCCACCTCGCCGCGAGCGTCCCCGACCTCCCGGCCTGTGGGCTCGCCACCGCCGACCGCCTCGCTGAAGACCTCGCCCCGGACCCCGCGCCAGTCGAGGACGGTCGGATGGCGGTCCCGGACGCACCGGGACACGGCGTCGAGGGGGCCTTCGATGCGTGA
- a CDS encoding 1,4-dihydroxy-2-naphthoate prenyltransferase, whose protein sequence is MSDTADVTRRQAWLMAARPHTLPAAAAPVVVGTGLAVHAGLFAALPALAALVGAALIQVGTNFANDYYDAVQGADTDEREGFTRVTAGGLIEPERVKFAMYATFALAILDGTYLVYVGGLPIVVVGLASVASGIAYTGGPYPLGYHGLGDLFVFVFFGVVAVTGTFYVQAVTHLADPLTTTIPPGTVTTAALVASLPVAALSTDILVVNNVRDREEDATTGKRTLAVRFGYTASRVQFVALLALAYVVPLWFYVEGYSAAVFFPLLSLPLAVSVTRTLLSRTDGEALNPALSRTGQLLAVYSALFAAGFAV, encoded by the coding sequence ATGAGCGACACGGCTGACGTGACGCGCCGGCAGGCGTGGCTGATGGCGGCCCGCCCGCACACGTTGCCGGCGGCCGCCGCACCCGTCGTCGTCGGGACAGGGCTCGCGGTCCACGCGGGCCTGTTCGCGGCGCTCCCGGCGCTCGCCGCCCTCGTCGGCGCGGCGCTGATACAGGTCGGCACGAACTTCGCGAACGACTACTACGACGCCGTCCAGGGCGCGGACACCGACGAGCGCGAGGGGTTCACGCGGGTCACCGCGGGCGGCCTCATCGAACCCGAGCGCGTGAAGTTCGCGATGTACGCGACGTTCGCGCTCGCCATCCTCGACGGCACCTACCTCGTCTACGTCGGTGGCCTCCCGATTGTCGTCGTGGGCCTCGCTAGCGTCGCGTCCGGCATCGCGTACACCGGCGGCCCGTACCCGCTTGGCTACCACGGCCTCGGCGACCTGTTCGTCTTCGTCTTCTTCGGCGTGGTCGCCGTCACCGGCACCTTCTACGTGCAGGCCGTCACCCACCTCGCCGACCCGCTGACGACGACGATTCCGCCGGGGACTGTGACGACGGCGGCGCTGGTCGCCAGCCTCCCCGTGGCGGCCCTCTCGACGGACATCCTCGTCGTGAACAACGTCCGCGACCGCGAGGAGGACGCGACGACGGGCAAGCGCACGCTCGCGGTCCGGTTCGGCTACACCGCCTCTCGCGTCCAGTTCGTCGCGCTGCTCGCGCTCGCCTACGTCGTGCCTCTCTGGTTCTACGTCGAGGGGTACAGCGCGGCCGTCTTCTTCCCGCTGCTCTCGCTCCCGCTCGCCGTCTCGGTGACCCGCACGCTGCTCTCGCGGACCGACGGCGAGGCGCTCAACCCCGCGCTCTCTCGCACCGGCCAATTACTCGCGGTGTACTCGGCGCTGTTCGCCGCCGGGTTCGCAGTATGA
- a CDS encoding glycerol-3-phosphate dehydrogenase, with amino-acid sequence MTHETDVLVVGGGATGVGVARDLAMRGVEVTLVERGSLGSGTSGRSHGLLHSGARYADTDPEGAAECIAESRILRDIAGACVDATGGFFVQLPGDDPDYFERKVAACRDVGIPVDVRDGEAARADEPGLSADTERVAEVPDGVVYPSRLVAATAADARGHGASVHTHTPVRSLLVEDGRVVGADVRGVGRIDADHVVNATGAWADSLAATAGVELDLHPTKGAMVVVEYADLDTVLNRCRPAADGDIVVPHADRVVLGTTSVEVADPDDVPEDEAEVERVLAECRALLPELDDHEVERAYWGVRPLYSPRSYGEDARAISRGFYLLNHADRDGVPGLTTIVGGKLTTYRLMAEATADHVADRLGVAEPCRTAAEPLVGHDDPAELDALVDEFDAANPADADVRDD; translated from the coding sequence GTGACTCACGAGACTGACGTCCTCGTCGTGGGCGGGGGAGCGACCGGCGTCGGGGTCGCCCGCGACCTCGCGATGCGCGGCGTGGAGGTGACCCTCGTCGAGCGCGGCAGCCTGGGGAGCGGTACCTCCGGGCGCTCGCACGGCCTGCTCCACAGCGGCGCGCGCTACGCCGACACCGACCCAGAGGGCGCCGCGGAGTGCATCGCGGAGAGCCGAATCCTCCGCGACATCGCGGGCGCTTGCGTCGACGCCACGGGTGGGTTCTTCGTCCAACTCCCCGGCGACGACCCCGACTACTTCGAGCGGAAGGTCGCTGCTTGCCGCGACGTCGGCATCCCCGTCGACGTGCGCGACGGCGAGGCGGCCCGCGCGGACGAACCAGGACTCTCGGCGGACACCGAGCGAGTGGCAGAAGTCCCGGACGGTGTCGTCTACCCCTCGAGATTGGTCGCAGCGACCGCCGCGGACGCCCGCGGCCACGGCGCGAGCGTCCACACGCACACCCCGGTCCGCAGTCTCCTCGTCGAAGACGGGCGCGTGGTCGGTGCAGACGTGCGAGGCGTCGGCAGAATCGACGCCGACCACGTCGTCAACGCGACGGGCGCGTGGGCCGACTCGCTGGCCGCCACGGCCGGCGTCGAACTCGACCTCCACCCGACGAAGGGCGCGATGGTCGTCGTAGAGTACGCGGACCTCGACACGGTGTTGAACCGCTGTCGGCCCGCCGCCGACGGCGACATCGTCGTGCCCCACGCCGACCGCGTCGTCCTCGGCACGACCAGCGTCGAAGTCGCGGACCCCGACGACGTCCCCGAGGACGAGGCGGAGGTCGAGCGCGTCCTCGCGGAGTGTCGCGCGCTCCTGCCGGAACTGGACGACCACGAGGTCGAACGCGCGTACTGGGGCGTCCGCCCGCTGTACAGCCCGCGGTCCTACGGCGAGGACGCTCGCGCCATCTCTCGGGGCTTCTACCTGCTCAACCACGCCGACCGGGACGGCGTTCCAGGCTTGACCACCATCGTCGGCGGGAAACTCACGACCTACCGGCTGATGGCCGAGGCCACCGCCGACCACGTCGCTGACCGTCTCGGAGTGGCCGAGCCGTGCCGGACCGCAGCCGAACCGCTGGTCGGCCACGACGACCCGGCGGAACTGGACGCACTCGTCGACGAGTTCGACGCGGCGAACCCCGCCGACGCCGACGTCCGTGACGACTGA
- a CDS encoding O-succinylbenzoate-CoA ligase, translating to MRDAVALQTASNPDATALIDAENGEAWTYDELDDAVEVTAGRLAALGVESSDRVGVLMETRPAFARLAFACARLGATLVPLNARLAVPELQEQVRAVEPVSVVCEAETADDARELDAPVASVDAGNLPELAGRNTAEFEAANLAWSDTRALLFTSGTTGSPKAVRLTYGNVAASAVASAFRLGVLPDDRWLCPLSMYHTGGLSVVLRSALYGTTAVLTRGFDAADTLAALDDYDCTGVSLVPTMLRRLLDSGEVSDSLRFALVGGAPTPPELVERALDAGVPVCPTYGMTETASQVATLRPEQARERPESVGRPLLGTEVTVVGDDGNPVSQGEVGELVVSGPTVTPGYVGGRGESFCEFGLRTGDRGRVDTDGFLHVGGRRADQIVTGGENVHPEEVGNVLKSHPGVEVAAVVGVPDDEWGERVGALVVPAGDVTVEALEAFCEDRLAGYKRPRVVAFAEELPRTASGTVDREAVRRALADEN from the coding sequence ATGCGTGACGCGGTCGCGCTGCAGACGGCGAGCAACCCCGACGCCACGGCGCTGATCGACGCGGAGAACGGTGAGGCGTGGACGTACGACGAACTCGACGACGCGGTCGAGGTGACTGCGGGCCGACTCGCGGCGCTCGGCGTCGAATCCAGCGACCGCGTCGGCGTGCTGATGGAGACCCGGCCCGCGTTCGCCCGACTGGCGTTCGCCTGCGCCCGCCTCGGCGCCACCCTCGTCCCGCTGAACGCGCGCCTCGCCGTCCCGGAACTCCAGGAGCAGGTGCGGGCTGTCGAACCGGTCTCCGTCGTCTGCGAGGCGGAAACTGCTGACGACGCCCGGGAACTCGACGCGCCCGTCGCGAGCGTCGACGCAGGGAACTTGCCGGAACTCGCGGGCAGGAACACAGCGGAGTTCGAGGCCGCCAACCTCGCGTGGAGCGACACCCGCGCGCTCCTGTTCACCTCCGGAACGACGGGGTCGCCGAAGGCAGTTCGCCTCACCTACGGGAACGTCGCCGCGAGCGCCGTCGCGTCGGCGTTCCGCCTCGGCGTGCTCCCCGACGACCGCTGGCTCTGCCCGCTGTCGATGTACCACACAGGCGGCCTCTCGGTCGTCCTCCGGTCGGCGCTCTACGGTACGACCGCTGTCCTGACCCGCGGGTTCGACGCCGCGGACACGCTGGCCGCCCTCGACGACTACGACTGCACCGGCGTCTCGCTCGTCCCGACGATGCTCCGCCGGCTACTCGATTCGGGCGAGGTGTCCGACTCGCTGCGGTTCGCGCTCGTCGGCGGTGCGCCCACGCCCCCCGAACTCGTGGAGCGCGCGCTCGACGCCGGCGTGCCGGTCTGTCCCACGTACGGGATGACCGAGACCGCCTCCCAGGTCGCGACGCTCCGTCCTGAGCAGGCGCGAGAGCGGCCGGAGAGCGTCGGCCGCCCGCTGCTCGGCACCGAGGTGACCGTCGTCGGCGACGACGGCAACCCCGTGTCCCAGGGCGAGGTCGGCGAACTCGTCGTGTCGGGCCCGACGGTCACCCCAGGATACGTAGGCGGGAGAGGAGAGTCGTTCTGCGAGTTCGGCCTGCGGACGGGCGACCGCGGGCGCGTCGACACGGACGGCTTCCTCCACGTCGGCGGGCGGCGGGCCGACCAGATAGTCACTGGTGGCGAAAACGTCCACCCGGAAGAAGTCGGCAACGTGCTGAAGTCCCACCCCGGCGTCGAGGTAGCCGCGGTCGTCGGCGTCCCGGACGACGAGTGGGGCGAGCGGGTGGGCGCACTCGTCGTCCCGGCGGGCGACGTGACCGTCGAGGCCCTGGAAGCGTTCTGCGAGGACCGTCTCGCGGGCTACAAGCGCCCCCGCGTGGTGGCGTTCGCCGAGGAACTCCCACGGACAGCCTCGGGGACGGTCGACCGCGAGGCCGTTCGGCGCGCGCTCGCCGACGAGAACTAA
- a CDS encoding crotonase (catalyzes the formation of 1,4-dihydroxy-2-naphthoate from O-succinylbenzoyl-CoA) yields MVSELFDPDRWEAVDDVDFEDVTYHRGTDVDAVRIAFDRPEVRNAFRPGTVDELAEALDHAKRQADVGCVLLTGNGPSPEDDGWAFCSGGDQSVRGDSGYEYRDDDEAGAAEDDSVREAKAGRLHILEVQRAIRFMPKPVVAVVPGWAVGGGHSLHVVCDMTLASEEHAKFLQTDPDVASFDAGFGSAYLAKQVGQKKAREIFFRGKTYSAEEAADMGMVNEVIPHDDLEDVALEWADEMASKSPTAMRMLKYAFNMADDGLVDQQVFAGEATRLGYMTDEAREGREAFMEGREPDFSKYPWHY; encoded by the coding sequence ATGGTTTCCGAGCTCTTCGACCCCGACCGCTGGGAGGCGGTCGACGACGTCGACTTCGAGGACGTGACGTACCACCGCGGCACGGACGTGGACGCCGTGCGCATCGCGTTCGACCGCCCCGAGGTGCGCAACGCCTTCCGCCCTGGCACCGTCGACGAACTCGCGGAGGCCCTCGACCACGCCAAGCGCCAGGCCGACGTGGGCTGCGTGCTCCTGACGGGCAACGGCCCGAGCCCAGAGGACGACGGCTGGGCGTTCTGCTCGGGCGGCGACCAGTCTGTCCGGGGTGACTCCGGCTACGAGTACCGCGACGACGACGAGGCCGGCGCCGCGGAGGACGATTCGGTGCGCGAGGCGAAGGCGGGCCGCCTCCACATCCTCGAAGTCCAGCGCGCAATCCGCTTCATGCCCAAGCCCGTGGTCGCCGTCGTCCCCGGGTGGGCAGTCGGCGGCGGCCACTCGCTCCACGTTGTCTGTGACATGACCCTCGCCAGCGAGGAGCACGCGAAGTTCCTCCAGACGGACCCGGACGTCGCCTCCTTCGACGCCGGCTTCGGCTCCGCGTACCTCGCCAAGCAGGTCGGCCAGAAGAAGGCTCGCGAGATATTCTTCCGCGGGAAGACTTACTCCGCCGAGGAGGCCGCCGACATGGGGATGGTCAACGAAGTCATTCCCCACGACGACCTCGAGGACGTGGCCCTGGAGTGGGCCGACGAGATGGCGAGCAAGTCGCCCACGGCCATGCGGATGCTGAAGTACGCGTTCAATATGGCCGACGACGGCCTCGTCGACCAGCAGGTGTTCGCGGGCGAGGCGACCCGACTCGGCTACATGACCGACGAGGCCAGGGAGGGCCGCGAGGCGTTCATGGAGGGCCGGGAGCCCGACTTCTCGAAGTACCCCTGGCACTACTGA
- a CDS encoding histidine kinase: MSIPSARADSRAPARILGTSVVLGLLIVADAVVRLLGSPEESAVFLAFDSAFLVGVATMVPFLVGIAYAGYWLAGSDLDPQRFGRIWRWTVVGAVVSAVLNLALMTVLPVDSALMGFAWLRWAVAVGAGVGVLIGVVEARAIQAATDAERTEVHAEHLEAQRDLLDYLNSLLRHEVLNASNVISGYASLLKDDHDQETPVYEHSDTIHRRSEEITRVIEDVRVLLLATDGEATAEPVDLTETLVEEVAKLQDLDETVVVETSMPESVHVWADPLLLRVFGNLLANAVEHNDSSPPRVSVSVDAADDRVTVDITDNGRGIPEEEVETLFDRPSQRTADHGFGTHLAAKLVEQYGGSIELVETGAAGSTFRVTLPRATASSEPGQSPADPTSSFGTSVD; encoded by the coding sequence ATGTCCATCCCCTCGGCCCGGGCCGATAGCCGGGCGCCGGCGCGGATACTCGGGACGAGCGTCGTCCTCGGTCTCCTCATCGTCGCCGACGCCGTCGTCCGGCTCCTCGGCTCCCCGGAGGAATCTGCGGTTTTCCTCGCCTTCGACAGCGCGTTCCTCGTCGGGGTGGCGACGATGGTGCCGTTCCTGGTGGGTATCGCGTACGCCGGATACTGGCTGGCGGGCAGCGACCTCGACCCCCAGCGGTTCGGGCGCATCTGGCGTTGGACGGTCGTCGGCGCCGTCGTGTCTGCCGTCCTGAACCTGGCTCTCATGACCGTGCTCCCCGTCGACTCCGCGCTCATGGGGTTCGCTTGGCTCCGCTGGGCCGTCGCAGTTGGTGCGGGCGTCGGCGTCCTCATCGGCGTCGTCGAGGCCCGGGCCATCCAGGCAGCGACGGACGCCGAACGCACCGAGGTCCACGCCGAACACCTCGAGGCCCAGCGTGACCTGCTGGACTACCTCAACAGCCTCCTGCGCCACGAGGTGTTGAACGCCTCCAACGTCATCTCGGGGTACGCGTCGCTTCTGAAGGACGACCACGACCAGGAGACGCCCGTGTACGAGCACAGCGACACGATACACCGCCGCAGCGAGGAGATAACGAGAGTCATCGAGGACGTCCGTGTCCTGCTGCTCGCGACCGACGGGGAGGCGACGGCTGAACCCGTCGACCTCACGGAGACGCTCGTCGAGGAGGTCGCGAAACTCCAGGACCTCGACGAGACCGTGGTGGTCGAGACGTCGATGCCCGAATCAGTTCACGTCTGGGCGGACCCGTTGCTGCTCCGCGTGTTCGGGAACCTGCTGGCGAACGCCGTCGAGCACAACGACAGCAGCCCGCCGAGGGTGTCCGTGAGTGTGGACGCGGCCGACGACCGCGTGACCGTCGATATCACAGACAACGGTCGTGGCATCCCCGAGGAGGAGGTCGAGACGCTGTTCGACCGCCCGTCACAGCGGACGGCCGACCACGGGTTCGGGACGCACCTCGCGGCCAAACTCGTCGAGCAGTATGGGGGCTCAATCGAACTGGTGGAGACGGGGGCAGCGGGCAGCACGTTCAGGGTAACACTCCCGCGAGCGACGGCGTCCAGTGAGCCGGGGCAATCGCCAGCCGACCCCACCTCCTCGTTCGGCACGTCCGTCGACTGA
- a CDS encoding 2-succinyl-5-enolpyruvyl-6-hydroxy-3-cyclohexene-1-carboxylate synthase: MSDPNRNALWARALVEELARSGVDAACVCPGSRSTPLTVALTEHEDVRVFSHLDERSAAFFALGRAKRTGRPTPVVSTSGTATANFHPAVMEANQARVPLLVLTADRPPELRDSGANQTVDQVKLYGDAVRYYRDLPEPEADDRKLRSLRTAVCRAVGATTGANPGPVHLNVPFRKPLEPVEVPGDVPEEFAADYPLAAEGRDGPFVAVDHGRALPGDAMLADLAAAAESAERGLVVAGPDDSGLAPEAAAALTDATGFPILADPLSGLRFGDHVPDAPVVGGYDGFLAAGVPEPDFVLRFGASPTSKPLRNYLRDSGAREVLVDPAGGWREATFTASDLVVADPTETARALGERVHADRDGWTERVMAAESRYWEAVDEFDADGLMEGDVVAAAADDAPDPATVFVSNSMPVRDLDRFARPRAADLTVLGNRGASGIDGVTSSALGAGSATDDPLVLITGDLAYYHDSNGLLALERCGVDATVVLLNNDGGGIFHMLPIEAFDPPFTGQFKTPHGLDFAPTGDTYDLEFYRVETLSAFRDAYGQSLDSPGTQVIEVRTDAERSHRERERLEERVADLL, encoded by the coding sequence ATGAGCGACCCGAACCGGAACGCGCTCTGGGCGCGCGCACTCGTCGAGGAACTCGCCCGCAGCGGCGTCGACGCCGCCTGCGTCTGCCCGGGCAGCCGGTCGACCCCGCTCACTGTCGCGCTGACCGAACACGAGGACGTGCGCGTGTTCTCCCACCTCGACGAGCGCTCGGCGGCGTTCTTCGCCCTCGGCCGCGCAAAGCGCACCGGTCGACCCACGCCCGTCGTCTCCACGTCTGGAACTGCGACCGCGAACTTCCACCCGGCGGTGATGGAAGCCAACCAGGCCCGCGTTCCGCTGCTCGTTCTCACCGCCGACCGCCCGCCGGAACTCCGCGACTCCGGCGCGAACCAGACCGTCGACCAGGTGAAACTGTACGGCGACGCCGTCCGGTACTACCGCGACCTGCCGGAACCCGAGGCCGACGACCGGAAACTCCGCTCGCTCAGGACCGCCGTCTGCCGCGCCGTCGGCGCGACGACGGGCGCGAACCCCGGCCCCGTCCACCTCAACGTTCCGTTCCGCAAGCCCCTCGAACCCGTCGAGGTTCCCGGCGACGTTCCCGAGGAGTTCGCCGCGGACTACCCACTCGCCGCCGAGGGACGGGACGGCCCGTTCGTCGCCGTCGATCACGGCCGCGCGCTCCCCGGCGACGCGATGCTCGCGGACCTGGCGGCCGCAGCAGAAAGCGCAGAGCGCGGACTGGTTGTCGCCGGTCCGGACGACAGCGGTCTCGCGCCCGAGGCGGCCGCGGCGCTCACCGACGCCACCGGCTTCCCGATTCTCGCGGACCCGCTCTCCGGCCTGCGGTTCGGCGACCACGTCCCCGACGCGCCGGTCGTCGGCGGCTACGACGGCTTCCTCGCGGCCGGGGTTCCAGAGCCTGACTTCGTCCTCCGGTTCGGAGCGTCGCCCACGTCGAAGCCACTCCGCAACTACCTCCGTGACAGCGGCGCGCGAGAGGTGCTCGTCGACCCCGCAGGCGGGTGGCGCGAGGCGACGTTCACCGCGAGCGACCTCGTCGTCGCGGACCCGACCGAAACCGCTCGCGCGCTGGGCGAGCGCGTGCACGCCGACCGAGACGGGTGGACCGAACGCGTGATGGCGGCCGAATCCCGCTACTGGGAGGCAGTCGACGAGTTCGACGCGGACGGACTCATGGAGGGCGACGTGGTCGCGGCCGCTGCCGACGACGCCCCCGACCCCGCCACCGTCTTCGTCTCGAACAGCATGCCGGTCCGTGACCTCGACCGCTTCGCTCGCCCGCGGGCGGCGGACCTGACCGTGCTCGGCAACCGCGGCGCGTCGGGCATCGACGGCGTCACCTCGTCGGCGCTCGGCGCGGGGAGCGCGACCGACGACCCGCTCGTGTTGATTACGGGCGACCTCGCGTACTACCACGACTCGAACGGCCTGCTCGCGCTCGAACGCTGCGGCGTGGACGCGACGGTCGTCCTGCTCAACAACGACGGCGGCGGCATCTTCCACATGCTCCCCATCGAGGCGTTCGACCCGCCGTTCACCGGCCAGTTCAAGACGCCACACGGCCTCGACTTCGCGCCCACGGGCGACACCTACGACCTCGAGTTCTACCGCGTGGAGACGCTCTCGGCGTTCCGCGACGCCTACGGGCAGTCCCTCGACTCGCCGGGGACGCAGGTGATCGAGGTGCGGACGGACGCCGAACGGAGTCACCGCGAGCGCGAGCGCCTCGAAGAACGAGTGGCCGACCTGCTCTGA
- a CDS encoding metal-dependent hydrolase, translating into MVDVAGHLGMALIWLAPAWFILDTPKTAATFVGVGVWFGMLPDTDLYLRRVFETVKHHGIMHTILAVTLLAAVIGPLVGLVLRRTLGDSEWFSPDTAWDAYSFGFVMVWVAGLAHIFADMLSAPDIAEATEPFWPLYQQSLGIDIVWYNNPWFNWGLLVAGVVLNVALYYSKTHSTNPSAVQS; encoded by the coding sequence ATGGTCGACGTCGCTGGTCACCTCGGGATGGCGCTCATCTGGCTCGCTCCGGCGTGGTTCATTCTCGACACGCCGAAAACAGCCGCGACGTTCGTCGGTGTTGGCGTCTGGTTCGGAATGCTCCCGGACACCGACCTCTACCTACGGCGCGTCTTCGAGACCGTCAAACACCACGGCATCATGCACACCATTCTGGCGGTGACGCTCTTGGCGGCCGTCATCGGCCCCCTGGTCGGCCTGGTTCTCCGGCGAACGCTCGGCGACTCGGAGTGGTTCTCCCCCGACACGGCGTGGGACGCCTACTCGTTCGGGTTCGTGATGGTGTGGGTCGCCGGCCTCGCCCACATCTTCGCGGACATGCTGTCGGCCCCCGACATCGCCGAGGCCACCGAGCCGTTCTGGCCGCTCTACCAGCAGTCCCTCGGCATCGACATCGTCTGGTACAACAACCCGTGGTTCAACTGGGGGCTCCTCGTCGCGGGCGTCGTCCTCAACGTCGCGCTCTACTACTCGAAGACCCACTCGACCAACCCCTCGGCCGTCCAGAGCTGA
- a CDS encoding divalent cation transporter has translation MPTAYVTAPQDAADDLAERLVTEELAACVNVVDCRSVYRWEGDVVTDDEAILLAKTTDDAYDDLAASVERVHTYDVPCVERFDEDDVAPEFGAWIRDSVA, from the coding sequence ATGCCGACAGCCTACGTCACCGCACCCCAAGACGCGGCCGACGACCTGGCCGAGCGACTCGTCACTGAAGAACTCGCCGCGTGTGTGAACGTCGTCGACTGCCGCTCGGTGTACCGCTGGGAGGGCGACGTGGTCACTGACGACGAGGCCATCCTGCTCGCGAAGACCACCGACGACGCGTACGACGACCTCGCCGCGTCCGTCGAACGCGTCCACACCTACGACGTCCCCTGCGTCGAGCGCTTCGACGAGGACGACGTGGCGCCCGAGTTCGGCGCGTGGATTCGGGACTCGGTCGCGTGA
- a CDS encoding transcription factor yields MSAEATEAELSEDEQHGLELVRETLGIHQSEFWKELDVSSRKGSRIASKLEEKGLVEREESVHEGNTTYLITPVIDERNLDFSLLMAGEMLSPFVGEEEVDPQGDAFSQWIMSLAYED; encoded by the coding sequence ATGAGCGCCGAAGCCACCGAGGCGGAACTCTCGGAGGACGAGCAGCACGGACTCGAACTCGTCCGGGAGACGCTCGGTATCCACCAGAGCGAGTTCTGGAAGGAACTCGACGTCTCCTCGCGGAAGGGGAGTCGCATCGCCTCCAAACTGGAGGAGAAGGGCCTCGTCGAGCGCGAGGAGAGCGTCCACGAGGGGAACACCACCTACCTCATCACGCCCGTCATCGACGAGCGCAACCTCGACTTCTCGCTGTTGATGGCCGGCGAGATGCTGTCGCCGTTCGTCGGCGAGGAGGAGGTCGACCCGCAGGGCGACGCCTTCTCGCAGTGGATCATGAGCCTCGCGTACGAGGACTGA